One Odocoileus virginianus isolate 20LAN1187 ecotype Illinois chromosome 4, Ovbor_1.2, whole genome shotgun sequence DNA segment encodes these proteins:
- the POFUT2 gene encoding GDP-fucose protein O-fucosyltransferase 2: MAALAVVFLLLWAASWPSASASGDEFWPGQSAADILSGAASRRRYLLYDVNPPEGFNLRRDVYIRIASLLKTLLKTEEWVLVLPPWGRLYHWQSPDIHQVRIPWSDFFDLPSLNRNIPVIEYEQFIAESGGPFIDQVYVLQGYAEGWKEGAWEEKVDSRPCIEPPLYSQDKHEYYRGWFWGYEETRGLNVSCLSVQGSASIIAPVLLRNTSARSVMLDRAENLLHDHYGGKEYWDTRRSMVFARHLRAVGDEFRSRYLNSTDVADGIPFEEDWTRMKVKLGSSLGGPYLGVHLRRKDFIWGHREDVPSLDGAVRKIRSLMRAHQLDKVFVATDAVRKELEELRRLLPEMVRFEPTWEELELYKDGGVAIVDQWICAHARFFIGTSVSTFSFRIHEEREILGLDPKTTYNRFCGDEEKACEQPTHWRIAY; encoded by the exons ATGGCGGCGCTTGCCGTCGTCTTCCTGCTGCTCTGGGCGGCATCCTGGCCGTCGGCCTCGGCCTCCGGCGACGAGTTCTGGCCTGGCCAGTCGGCAGCCGACATCCTGTCGGGGGCGGCGTCCCGCAGACG GTACCTTCTGTACGATGTCAATCCCCCCGAGGGCTTCAACCTCCGTAGAGATGTCTACATCCGCATCGCCTCCCTCCTGAAGACTCTGCTGAAGACGGAGGAGTGGGTGCTGGTGCTGCCCCCCTGGGGCCGCCTGTACCACTGGCAGAGCCCCGACATTCACCAGGTCCGGATTCCCTGGTCCGACTTCTTTGACCTTCCAAGTCTCAACAGAAACATCCCTGTCATTGAGTATGAGCAGTTCATCGCAG AGTCTGGCGGGCCCTTCATCGACCAGGTCTATGTCCTGCAAGGCTACGCGGAAGGCTGGAAGGAGGGGGCCTGGGAGGAGAAGGTTGACAGCCGGCCCTGCATTGAGCCGCCGCTGTACTCTCAGGACAAGCACGAGTATTACAG AGGATGGTTTTGGGGTTACGAAGAGACGAGGGGTTTAAACGtttcctgtctgtctgtccaggGATCGGCCTCCATCATCGCGCCTGTGCTATTGAGAAACACGTCTGCACG GTCTGTGATGTTGGACCGAGCCGAGAACCTCCTCCACGACCACTACGGTGGGAAGGAGTACTGGGAC ACCCGGCGCAGCATGGTGTTTGCCAGGCACCTGCGGGCGGTGGGGGATGAGTTCAGGAGCAGGTACCTCAACTCCACGGACGTGGCCGATGGAATCCCCTTCGAGGAGGACTGGACCCGGATGAAG GTCAAGCTGGGCTCCTCGCTGGGGGGCCCGTACCTGGGCGTCCACCTGAGGAGGAAAGACTTCATCTGGGGGCACCGGGAGGACGTGCCCAGCCTGGACGGGGCTGTGAGGAAGATCCGCAGCCTCATGAGGGCCCACCAGCTGGACAAGGTGTTCGTGGCCACAGACGCCGTCAGGAAGG AGCTGGAGGAGTTGCGGAGGCTGCTGCCTGAGATGGTGCGGTTCGAACCCACGTGGGAGGAGCTGGAGCTCTACAAGGACGGGGGTGTGGCCATCGTGGACCAGTGGATCTGCGCGCACGCCCG GTTTTTTATCGGCACATCGGTCTCCACATTCTCCTTTCGAATTCACGAGGAGAGGGAGATCCTGGGCTTGGACCCCAAGACAACATACAACCGGTTCTGCGGGGATGAGGAGAAGGCGTGTGAGCAGCCCACTCACTGGAGGATTGCGTACTGA